TCGCCGGGCTGGTCGGCGCCGGCCGCAGCGAGGTCGCCCGCGCGGTCTTCGGCATCGACCGCTATGACGCGGGCGAGGTGCTGGTGGCCGGACGAGGTGTCCCGGCGGGCACGCCGGGCCGGGCCATCGCCGCCGGCATGGCGCTGGTCCCCGAGGACCGGCGGCAGCAGGGCCTGGTCATGGAGCTGTCGGTGGAGCGCAACGCGACGCTGGCCCGCCGTCGGGCGCTGAGCCGACTCGGTCTCCTGCTCGGCGGCGCGGAGCGCGCCGAGGCCCGCAGTTGGACGCGGCGGTTGCAGGTGAAGGCCGCCCGGCTCAACGCCCCGGTGGCGACCCTCTCCGGCGGCAACCAGCAGAAGGTGGTGCTCGCCAAGTGGCTGGCCACCGAACCACGGATCCTGATCATCGACGAGCCCACCCGTGGCATCGACGTCGGCACCAAGTCCGAGGTGCACCGGCTGCTCTCGGAGCTGGCCGGCGAGGGACTGGCCATCCTCATGATCAGCAGCGAACTGCCCGAGGTGCTCGGCATGGCCGACCGGGTCCTGGTCATGCACGAGGGGCGACTGGTCCGCGAGCTGTCCCGGGCCGAGGCGGACGAGACCTCCATCATGTTCGCCGCCACCGGTCAAGGAGTGCCCGCATGAGCCGCACCGACACCGGCGCGCCCGAGCAGGTCGCCGGGAACGCCCCGACCGACCCCGGCCGGCAGCGCAGCGGCCTCACCGAGCGGCTGCTCGCCGTACGCGAGCTGAGCCTGCTGATCGCCCTCGGACTGCTGGTCCTGGTGACCACCGTGCGCAACGACCGGTTCCTGAGCGGCCAGAGCGTCAAGGACCTGCTGCTGGGCTGCGCGATCCTGGTGATCCTGGCGGTCGGGCAGACCCTGATCATCGTCACCCGCAACGTCGACCTCTCCGTCGGCTCGATCCTGGGTCTGGTCGCGTTCGCCACCGGCTCACTGTTCCTCACCGCGCCCGGCACCCCGTGGCCCGTGGCGCTCGCCCTGGGTGTCGCGCTGGGCGCGCTCTGCGGCGTGGTCAACGGCGGCCTGATCGCGGTGGCCCGGGTGCCCGCACTGGTCATCACCCTGGGCACCCTCTACGCCTTCCGCGGCGTCGACTACTACTGGGCGTCCGGCCGGCAGATCAACGCCGCCGACATGCCCCCGTCGTTCCTGCGGCTGGGCAACCAGACCGTGCTCGGCGTACCCGTGCTGTTCCTCGTCGCGCTGGTCGTCGTCGCCGCGGTCGGCTACTACCTGCGTTCGTACCGCAGCGGCCGTGAGCTGTACGCGATCGGCTCCGAACCGGCCGCCGCCCGGCTCTCCGGCATCCCGGTGGGCCGGCGGGTGTTCGCCGTGTTCGTCGCCAACGGCGCGCTGGCCGGCCTCGCCGGCGTGCTCTACGCGGCCCGGTTCGGCACCCTCGACGCGGCCGCCGGCACCGGCCTGGAACTCCAGGTCGTCGCCGCCGCCGTGGTCGGCGGGGTGGCGATCTTCGGCGGCAGCGGCAGCGCCTACGGCGCGGCGCTCGGGGCGGTGCTGCTGACCACGATCGGCAGCTCGCTCGCCGTCCTGCGCATCGACCCGTTCTGGCAGCAGGCCGTGGTCGGCGCGCTCATCCTCGCCGCCATCGGGCTGGACCGGCTCCTGGCCCTGCGGGTGGCGGCCCGGCTCCGAGGGAGAAGCGCCCATGGCGCATGACAGCCTGTACGCCGCACCGCCCACCGTCGAGCCCGAGCCCGGCGCGGGCCGACTCGCCACCCTGCGCGGGCTGCTCGGCTCCTGGGACGCGGTGATCGTCGGCGCCCTCGTGGTGGCGGTGCTGGTCGCCGGGCTGACCGTGGAGAACTTCGCCACCGGCCGCAACGCCCAGTTCCTGCTGCTCGACCTGGTGCCGCTGGCGCTCATCGCGCTGCCGATGACCCTGATCGTGATCACCGGGGAGATCGACCTCTCGGTGGCCAGCATGGTCGGCCTGTGCAGCACGCTGATGGGGCAGCTCTGGCTCTCCAGCGGACTGTCACTGGAGCTCATCTGCGTCCTGGTAGTGCTGCTCGGCGCGGTGCTCGGCGCGGTGAACGGCCTCTTCGTCACCGGCTTCGGCCTGCCGTCGCTGGCGGTCACCATCGGCACGCTGGCCCTCTACCGGGGGCTGTCCTTCGTGGTGCTCGGCGACCAGGCGGTCGCGGACTTTCCGGCCGACTGGACCGCCGCCGTGGTGCGGAACATCCCCGGCACGTCGATCCCGGTCGTGCTGGTCCCGCTGCTGCTGCTCGCGCTGGTCTTCGGGGTCGTGCTGCACGCCACCCCGGCCGGACGGGCGCTCTACGCCATGGGCAACAACGACCAGGCCGCCACGTTCACCGGCGTCTCGGTGGCCCGGACGAAGTTCTGGCTCTTCGTGGTCTCCGGTGCCGTGTGCGGGCTGGTCGGCATCTTCTGGACCCTGCGGTACGCCAGCGCCCGCGGCGACAACGCCACAGGTCTGGAGTTGACGGTGGTCACCGCAGTGCTGCTCGGTGGTGTCTCGATCTTCGGCGGTCGGGGTGCCCTGCTCGGTGTGCTGGCCGGCGTCCTGCTCCTCGGCGTCCTGCGCAACGCCTTGCAGCTCGCCGACGTCGACGCCAACGCGCTGACGATCGTCACCGGCACCCTGCTCATCGCATCCGTGGTGCTGCCCAACGCCGTCGCGGACATCCGCGCCCGGCTGCACCGTCGACGACAGCGGCACCCGGTCGCTTCGTGACGTCCCCCGCTCACCAACCACCCCCGGAAGGATGACGATGTCCGCATACCGCAGAGGCCTCCGTGTCGGGGCCACCGGCCTCACCCTCGCCGCACTGCTGCTCAGCGCCGCAGCGTGCGGCGGCACCACCCGGGACAACTCCGGCAACGACGCCGGTGGCGGCACCCAGGCGAGCGGCGCTGCCAATCCCGACGCCGCCATCAAGGAAGGGCTCAAGATCGCCTTTCTGCCGAAGCAGCTGAACAACCCCTACTTCACCGTCTCGGACAACGGCGGCAAGGACGCGGTCACCGAGATCAAGGGTGAGTTCAAGGAGGTCGGCCCCTCCGAGGCCAGCGCCTCCTCCCAGGTCAGCTACATCAACACCCTGTCCCAGCAGGGCATGGACGTCATCGTCACCTCGGCCAACGACCCGAACGCCATCTGCGGGGCGCTGAACCAGGCGAAGGCGGCCGGCGCGAAGATCGTCACCTTCGACTCGGACACGAAGCCGGAGTGCCGGCAGATCTTCGTCAACCAGGTCACCGCCGAGGGCATCGCGGAGAACCAGGTCAAGCTGATCTCGCAGCAGATCGGTGGCGCGGGCGAGATCGCGATCCTCTCCGCGACGGCCAACGCGACCAACCAGAACGCGTGGATCGCGCTGATGAAGGAAGAGCTGAAGAAGCCCGAGTACAGCAAGATCAAGCTGGTCACCGTGGCGTACGGCAACGACGACGACCAGAAGTCCTTCCAGGAGACCCAGGGACTGCTGCAGTCGTACCCCAACCTCAAGGGCATCATCTCGCCGACCACGGTCGGCGTCGCGGCCGCCGGGCGCTACCTCAGCGGGTCGCAGTACAAGGGCAAGGTCAAGTTGACCGGCCTGGGCACCCCGAACCAGATGCGCCAGTACGTCAAGGACGGCACCGTCGACGCGTTCGCCCTGTGGAGCCCGGCCGACCTGGGCTACCTGGCGGCGTACGCGGGCGCGGCGCTGGCCTCCGGCCAGATCACCGGCGCCGAGGGCGACAAGTTCAAGGCCGGCAAGCTCGGCGAGTTCACCGTCGGCAAGGACGGGGTTGTCATCCTCGGCCCGCCCACCGTCTTCGACAAGAGCAACATCGACCAGTTCCAGTTCTGACCGCCCTTCCGGTCGGTGCGGCGGACACTGCCGCACCGACCGGGGGAGCCGACGGGAGAACCATGCCCCGCGTCTGCTTCACCCTCCAGGTCGACCCCGACCGGCTGGACGAGTACCGCGCCCGCCACACGCGGGTCTGGCCGGAGATGCTCGCCGCCCTGGCCGAGAGCGGGTGGCACGACTACTCGCTCTTCCTGCGCGAGGACGGCCTGCTCGTGGGCTACCTGGTCACCGACGACTTCGCGGCGGCACAGGCCGCCATGCAGACCAGCGACGTCAACGCCCGCTGGCAGGCGGAGATGGCGCCCTACTTCGTCGGCCTCGACCAGGGCGCCGCCGACCAGGCCATCCGACCGCTGGCCGAGGTCTTCAACCTTGAGGCGCAACTCAGCGCAGAGCGTGAGACGCGGCTCGCCGCAGAGACGGGAGACACCCCATGACGCAGCCCGACGCGCAGACCCTCGAGCGGGTCCGGTCAGCACTGCGCGCGCAGCGCATCGAGACCCCGTCCTGGGCGTACGCCAACTCCGGCACCCGGTTCAAGGTGTTCGCGCAGGAGGGTGTGCCCCGCAACCCGTACGAGAAGGTCGCCGACGCCGCGGTGGTGCACCGGCTCACCGGCGTGGCGCCGACGGTGGCCCTGCACATCCCGTGGGACCGCGTCGACGACTACGCCGACCTGGCCGGGTACGCGACCGACCACGGGGTCGGCCTGGGCGCGATCAACGCCAACGTCTTTCAGGACAACGACTACAAGCTGGGCAGTGTCACCAACCCGGATCCGGGTGTGCGCCGCAAGGCCATCGACCACCTGCTCGAGTGCGTGGACATCATGGACCGCACCGGCTCGCGGGACCTCAAGCTCTGGTTCTCCGACGGGACCAACTACCCCGGCCAGGACGACCTCCGCGCGCGGCAGGACCGGCTCGCGGCGGCGCTGCGCGAGACGTACGACCGGCTCGGCGACGGCCAACGGCTGCTGCTGGAGTACAAGCTGTTCGAGCCGGCCTTCTACGCCACCGACGTGCCGGACTGGGGCACCGCGTACGCGCACTGCCTGGAGTTGGGCCCGAAGGCGCAGGTGGTCATCGACACCGGGCACCACGCGCCGGGCACGAACATCGAGTTCATCGTGGCGTTCCTGCTGCGCGCCGGGAAGCTCGGCGCCTTCGACTTCAACTCCCGCTTCTACGCCGACGACGACCTGATGGTCGGCTCGGCGGACCCGTTCCAGCTGTTCCGGATCATGCACGAGATCGTCCGGGGCGACGCGTTGGCGCCGGAGGCCGGCATCGCGTTCATGCTCGACCAGTGTCACAACATCGAGCCGAAGATCCCGGCCATCATCCGTTCGGTGCTCAACGTGCAGGAGGCCACGGCCAAGGCGTTGCTCGTCGACCCGGACGCGCTGGCCGAAGCGCAGCGGGCCGGCGATGTGCTCGCCGCCAACGCCGTGCTGATGGACGCGTACAACACCGACGTGCGGCCGCTGCTCGCCGAGCTTCGTACGGACCTGGGCCTGGACCCGGACCCGATGGCCGCGTACGCCCGCTCCGGCTACTTCGAGAAGATCCGCGCCGAACGAGCCGACGGCCAGCAGGCCGGCTGGGGCGCCTGACCACCACCGAACGCAGACTGGGGACGTGAGGACGATGCAAGCCGAGGTTCAGGCGCTGATCGCGCGCAGCAACCGGCTCGGTGCCGATCCGACCACCACGAACTACGCCGGGGGAAACACCTCCGCCAAGGGTGCGGACACCGATCCGGTCACCGGCCGGCCCGTCGAGCTGCTGTGGGTCAAGGGCTCCGGTGGCGACCTCGGCACGCTAACCCGGGACGGCCTGGCCGCGCTGCGGCTGGACCGGCTCCGCGCCCTCGCCGCCGTCTACCCGGGCATCGAGCGCGAGGACGAGATGGTCGGCGCGTTCGACTACTGCCTGCACGGCCGTGGCGGCGCCGCGCCATCGATCGACACCGCGATGCACGGCCTGGTCGACGCGGCGCACGTCGACCACCTGCACCCCGATGCGGGCATCGCGATCGCCGCCGCCGCCGACGGGCCCGAGCTGACCAAGGAGGTCTTCGGCGACCGGGTGCTGTGGGTTCCGTGGCGGCGGCCCGGCTTCCAGCTCGGCCTGGACATCGCCGCCGTGGCGCGGGCCAACCCGCAGGCGATCGGCGTGATCCTCGGCGGACACGGCATCACCGCGTGGGGCGCGACCAGCGACGAGTGCGAACGCAACTCGCTGGAGATCATCCGAACCGCGCAGGCCTTCCTCGACGAGCGGGGCCGAGCCGAGCCGCTCGGCCCGGTCATCAGCGGTTACCTGCCGCTGCCGCCCGACGATCGACGGCGTCGGGCGGCGGCGCTGTTCCCTGTGCTGCGGGGCCTCGCGTCCACCGACCGACCGCAGGTCGGCCACTTCACCGACAGCGAGGTGGTGCTCGACTTCGTCGCGCGGGAGAAGCACCCCGCGCTCGCGGCCCTGGGCACCTCGTGCCCGGACCACTTCCTGCGTACCAAGGTCCGCCCGATGGTGCTCGACCTGCCGCCCACCGCCCCGATCGAGGCCGTGATCGCCCGGCTCAGGGAGCTGCACACCGCCTACCGCGACGACTACCGCGCCTACTACGAGCGGCACGCCGGCCCGGACAGCCCTCCCATGCGCGGCGCCGACCCGGCCGTCGTCCTGGTGCCGGGTGTGGGCATGTTCAGCTTCGGGGCCAACAAACAGACCGCCCGGGTCGCCGGGGAGTTCTACGTCAACGCCATAAACGTGATGCGCGGCGCGGAATCCGTGTCGCGGTACGCGCCGATCGACGAGGCCGAGAAGTTCCGGATCGAGTACTGGGCCCTGGAGGAGGCGAAGCTGCGGCGCATGCCGAAGCCCAAGCCCCTCGCCACCCGGATCGCGTTCGTCACCGGCGGTGGCTCGGGCATCGGCCGGGCGATAGCGCGGCGGCTCGCCGCGGAGGGCGCCTGCGTCGTGGTCGCCGACCGGAACGCGGAGGCGGCCGCCGCCGTCGCGGCGGAGATCGGCAGCGCCGACGTGGCGGTCCCGGTTGCCGCCGACGTCAGTGACGCGGACGCCGTCGCCCGTGCTCTGCGCGACGCGGTGCTCGCCTTCGGCGGGGTGGACCTGGTGGTCAACAACGCCGGGCTGTCGCTGTCCAAGTCGCTGCTGGAGACGACCGAGGCGGACTGGGACATCCAGCACGACGTGATGGCCAAGGGCTCCTTCCTCGTCTCCCGGGAGGCCGCGCGGGTGCTGCTGGCGCAGGGGATGGGTGGCGACATCGTCTACATCTCCAGCAAGAACTCCCTGTTCGCCGGCCCCAACAACGTGGCCTACGGAGCGGCCAAGGCCGACCAGGCGCACCAGGTCCGGCTGCTCGCCGCGGAGCTGGGCGGCCACGGCATCCGGGTCAACGGCGTCAACCCGGACGGGGTGGTCCGCGGCTCGGGCATCTTCGCCGGCGGTTGGGGTGCCAAGCGGGCAGCCGTCTACGGCGTGCCGGAGGAGAAGCTCGGCGAGTTCTACGCCCAGCGCACGCTGCTCAAGCGTGAGGTGTTGCCCGAGCACGTCGCCAACGCCGTCTTCGTGCTCACCGGCGGGGAGTTGTCCCATACGACGGGGTTGCACATCCCGGTGGACGCCGGCGTCGCCGCGGCCTTCCTGCGCTGAGCACGGTTCGCCGGAAAGGAGGACGACGTGGGCAGCGGGTCCGTGCACCTCGCCGCCGTGGACCTGGGCGCCTCCAGCGGCCGGGTGATGGTCGGCCGCGTCGAGCCTGGACGCTTGGAGCTCACCGAGGCGCACCGGTTCCGCAACGATCCGGTGCGGGTGGCCGGCACCCTGCACTGGGACGTCCTGGCGCTGTACCGCGGCGTCCTGGACGGCCTGCGTGCCGCCGGCCCCGTCGCCAGCATCGGCGTCGACACCTGGGCGGTGGACTACGGGCTGCTCGACGCGACGGGCGCTCTGCTCGGCAACCCGGTGCACTACCGGGACGGCCGCACCGAGGGCGTCGGCGACCGGGTGGCCAAGCAGCTGGGCCAGGAGCGGCTGTACGCCACGACCGGGTTGCAGCACCTGCCGTTCAACACCCTCTACCAGCTCGTCGCCGCGGCCGGTACGCCTCAGCTCGACCTGGCGCACCGCCTGCTGCTGATCCCGGACCTCATCGCGTACTGGCTCACCGGCGAGATCGGCGCCGAGATCACCAACGCCTCCACCACCCAGCTGTACGACCTGCGCCGCCGAACCTGGGCGACCGACCTGATGCTCGACGCGGGAATCCGCTGCGAGCTGTTCCCGCCACTGCGAGAGCCGGGCACGCGGATCGGCCCGGTGCTGCCCGCGCTGGACCTGCCCGGAGAACCCGCAGTCGTGGCCGTGGGGTCCC
Above is a window of Micromonospora coriariae DNA encoding:
- a CDS encoding L-rhamnose mutarotase, producing the protein MPRVCFTLQVDPDRLDEYRARHTRVWPEMLAALAESGWHDYSLFLREDGLLVGYLVTDDFAAAQAAMQTSDVNARWQAEMAPYFVGLDQGAADQAIRPLAEVFNLEAQLSAERETRLAAETGDTP
- a CDS encoding ABC transporter permease, which gives rise to MSRTDTGAPEQVAGNAPTDPGRQRSGLTERLLAVRELSLLIALGLLVLVTTVRNDRFLSGQSVKDLLLGCAILVILAVGQTLIIVTRNVDLSVGSILGLVAFATGSLFLTAPGTPWPVALALGVALGALCGVVNGGLIAVARVPALVITLGTLYAFRGVDYYWASGRQINAADMPPSFLRLGNQTVLGVPVLFLVALVVVAAVGYYLRSYRSGRELYAIGSEPAAARLSGIPVGRRVFAVFVANGALAGLAGVLYAARFGTLDAAAGTGLELQVVAAAVVGGVAIFGGSGSAYGAALGAVLLTTIGSSLAVLRIDPFWQQAVVGALILAAIGLDRLLALRVAARLRGRSAHGA
- the rhaI gene encoding L-rhamnose isomerase, with product MTQPDAQTLERVRSALRAQRIETPSWAYANSGTRFKVFAQEGVPRNPYEKVADAAVVHRLTGVAPTVALHIPWDRVDDYADLAGYATDHGVGLGAINANVFQDNDYKLGSVTNPDPGVRRKAIDHLLECVDIMDRTGSRDLKLWFSDGTNYPGQDDLRARQDRLAAALRETYDRLGDGQRLLLEYKLFEPAFYATDVPDWGTAYAHCLELGPKAQVVIDTGHHAPGTNIEFIVAFLLRAGKLGAFDFNSRFYADDDLMVGSADPFQLFRIMHEIVRGDALAPEAGIAFMLDQCHNIEPKIPAIIRSVLNVQEATAKALLVDPDALAEAQRAGDVLAANAVLMDAYNTDVRPLLAELRTDLGLDPDPMAAYARSGYFEKIRAERADGQQAGWGA
- the rhaS gene encoding rhamnose ABC transporter substrate-binding protein; its protein translation is MSAYRRGLRVGATGLTLAALLLSAAACGGTTRDNSGNDAGGGTQASGAANPDAAIKEGLKIAFLPKQLNNPYFTVSDNGGKDAVTEIKGEFKEVGPSEASASSQVSYINTLSQQGMDVIVTSANDPNAICGALNQAKAAGAKIVTFDSDTKPECRQIFVNQVTAEGIAENQVKLISQQIGGAGEIAILSATANATNQNAWIALMKEELKKPEYSKIKLVTVAYGNDDDQKSFQETQGLLQSYPNLKGIISPTTVGVAAAGRYLSGSQYKGKVKLTGLGTPNQMRQYVKDGTVDAFALWSPADLGYLAAYAGAALASGQITGAEGDKFKAGKLGEFTVGKDGVVILGPPTVFDKSNIDQFQF
- a CDS encoding ABC transporter permease, translating into MAHDSLYAAPPTVEPEPGAGRLATLRGLLGSWDAVIVGALVVAVLVAGLTVENFATGRNAQFLLLDLVPLALIALPMTLIVITGEIDLSVASMVGLCSTLMGQLWLSSGLSLELICVLVVLLGAVLGAVNGLFVTGFGLPSLAVTIGTLALYRGLSFVVLGDQAVADFPADWTAAVVRNIPGTSIPVVLVPLLLLALVFGVVLHATPAGRALYAMGNNDQAATFTGVSVARTKFWLFVVSGAVCGLVGIFWTLRYASARGDNATGLELTVVTAVLLGGVSIFGGRGALLGVLAGVLLLGVLRNALQLADVDANALTIVTGTLLIASVVLPNAVADIRARLHRRRQRHPVAS
- a CDS encoding bifunctional aldolase/short-chain dehydrogenase translates to MQAEVQALIARSNRLGADPTTTNYAGGNTSAKGADTDPVTGRPVELLWVKGSGGDLGTLTRDGLAALRLDRLRALAAVYPGIEREDEMVGAFDYCLHGRGGAAPSIDTAMHGLVDAAHVDHLHPDAGIAIAAAADGPELTKEVFGDRVLWVPWRRPGFQLGLDIAAVARANPQAIGVILGGHGITAWGATSDECERNSLEIIRTAQAFLDERGRAEPLGPVISGYLPLPPDDRRRRAAALFPVLRGLASTDRPQVGHFTDSEVVLDFVAREKHPALAALGTSCPDHFLRTKVRPMVLDLPPTAPIEAVIARLRELHTAYRDDYRAYYERHAGPDSPPMRGADPAVVLVPGVGMFSFGANKQTARVAGEFYVNAINVMRGAESVSRYAPIDEAEKFRIEYWALEEAKLRRMPKPKPLATRIAFVTGGGSGIGRAIARRLAAEGACVVVADRNAEAAAAVAAEIGSADVAVPVAADVSDADAVARALRDAVLAFGGVDLVVNNAGLSLSKSLLETTEADWDIQHDVMAKGSFLVSREAARVLLAQGMGGDIVYISSKNSLFAGPNNVAYGAAKADQAHQVRLLAAELGGHGIRVNGVNPDGVVRGSGIFAGGWGAKRAAVYGVPEEKLGEFYAQRTLLKREVLPEHVANAVFVLTGGELSHTTGLHIPVDAGVAAAFLR